In Roseomonas fluvialis, one genomic interval encodes:
- a CDS encoding TadE/TadG family type IV pilus assembly protein — MIRRRRGTLGRHGAVLLEFALTGPMLFALMMTVLEGAWQALTAATLDIGAREASRFGATGQAMPDWLPPPAPTTREEAVRRVVLHFGPYVLQQDRLSVTVQVFADAAALSAPGSARAGAGGASETVMYDLSYQQPFLSPFPMLVLGRTSLEHRSRMIVRNEPFPPP; from the coding sequence ATGATCCGGCGGCGACGCGGAACTCTCGGGCGGCACGGCGCCGTCCTGCTCGAATTCGCCCTGACCGGGCCGATGCTGTTCGCCCTGATGATGACGGTGCTGGAAGGCGCATGGCAGGCGCTGACCGCCGCGACCCTCGACATCGGTGCGCGGGAGGCGTCGCGCTTCGGTGCGACCGGCCAGGCCATGCCGGACTGGCTGCCGCCGCCGGCCCCCACCACGCGGGAGGAAGCGGTGCGCCGCGTGGTGCTGCATTTCGGCCCCTACGTGCTGCAGCAGGACCGGCTCAGCGTCACCGTGCAGGTCTTCGCCGATGCCGCGGCGCTGTCGGCGCCCGGTTCGGCCCGCGCCGGCGCCGGCGGGGCGAGCGAGACGGTGATGTACGACCTCTCGTACCAGCAGCCCTTCCTCAGCCCCTTTCCCATGCTCGTGCTCGGGCGGACCAGCCTCGAGCACCGCTCGCGGATGATCGTGCGCAATGAACCCTTCCCGCCACCCTGA
- a CDS encoding TadE/TadG family type IV pilus assembly protein — MNPSRHPDRRRRRGSVAVEFTLVAPILAVLGLAVLDVVDFLRVALRLERTAGEVVNVVAQYQALREQDFATIFDLAGRVAAPYRVTASDGAVILTAIANTGTGAMVLWQRRQGSGGYASAFGTEGGAATIPAGSADLSLAIGQSALAAEIFYAREPWVLSGRFLAGDPFSRLQSFALQRPRMVSILRISP; from the coding sequence ATGAACCCTTCCCGCCACCCTGACCGGCGCCGCCGGCGCGGGTCGGTGGCGGTCGAATTCACACTGGTCGCACCCATCCTGGCGGTGCTCGGCCTGGCTGTCCTGGACGTGGTGGACTTCCTGCGCGTGGCACTACGCCTCGAACGCACGGCGGGCGAGGTGGTAAACGTCGTCGCGCAGTACCAGGCGCTGCGCGAACAGGACTTCGCCACCATCTTCGATTTGGCCGGGCGCGTCGCCGCGCCCTATCGCGTCACGGCGTCGGATGGCGCGGTCATCCTGACCGCCATTGCCAATACCGGGACCGGGGCGATGGTGCTCTGGCAGCGCCGGCAGGGTTCGGGCGGCTATGCCAGCGCCTTCGGCACCGAGGGCGGGGCGGCCACCATCCCGGCCGGTTCGGCCGACCTCTCGCTCGCGATCGGCCAGAGCGCGCTCGCCGCCGAGATCTTCTACGCCCGCGAACCCTGGGTGCTGTCCGGACGCTTCCTGGCCGGCGACCCGTTCTCCCGCCTGCAATCCTTCGCGCTGCAGCGGCCGCGCATGGTCTCCATCCTGAGGATCTCGCCATGA
- a CDS encoding TadE/TadG family type IV pilus assembly protein encodes MTSLRKLLRDRRGAVAMLAGLAAIPLLAMAGAAIDLTRLYLLHSRLVTAVDSAALAGARVINDLDRDAQIQRWFWANFTRETRLGRTGFLGAEITSFTISVEESNRVVRLQVRAALPTTVLRVFGQDTLIATADHAARRQDRGMELALVLDVTGSMAGASMTALRDSATELVNILYGPNETIPNFYMSLVPYTSTVNIGRGRSNWLAPGSLDPTAYGSTVWRGCVQARHLNGEDETDTPPTLVPFRPHLWPSTSGRYSPNRGDNEWNNLNINEPNPESPASDAAQNAIGNDARGPNLGCGRAITPLVASRTTLLTEIANLRATHRGGTMANLGLQMGWATISPRWRGLWGSPTLPLNYDTPFMDKVLVLMTDGNNEWHDWAEGAPGACRTTGSNPPCRSGYTSDGDADMTAYGRLRENRLGIAGITNARALTEINARMSRLCTSIKATGTIVYAITFNVSNTTTQNLYRTCATRPEYYFNSPDATALRAAFREIGGQLANLRLIR; translated from the coding sequence ATGACATCCTTGCGCAAACTGCTGCGCGACCGCCGCGGCGCGGTGGCGATGCTGGCGGGCCTCGCGGCGATCCCGCTGCTCGCGATGGCCGGTGCGGCGATCGACCTGACCAGGCTGTACCTGCTGCATTCGCGCCTGGTCACAGCGGTCGATTCCGCGGCGCTGGCGGGCGCGCGCGTGATCAACGACCTCGACCGCGACGCGCAGATCCAGCGCTGGTTCTGGGCCAACTTCACGCGCGAGACGCGGCTCGGGCGCACCGGCTTCCTGGGGGCCGAGATCACCAGCTTCACCATCAGCGTCGAGGAATCGAACCGCGTCGTGCGCCTGCAGGTGCGTGCGGCCCTTCCCACCACGGTGCTGCGGGTGTTCGGCCAGGACACGCTGATCGCCACCGCCGACCACGCGGCGCGCCGCCAGGACCGCGGCATGGAACTCGCCCTCGTGCTCGACGTGACGGGCTCGATGGCCGGTGCGTCGATGACGGCGCTGCGCGATTCCGCGACCGAGCTCGTGAACATCCTGTACGGGCCGAACGAGACGATTCCGAATTTCTATATGTCCCTCGTGCCCTATACCTCGACCGTGAACATCGGCCGCGGGCGTAGCAACTGGCTGGCGCCGGGCAGCCTCGATCCCACCGCCTATGGCAGCACGGTCTGGCGCGGCTGCGTGCAGGCGCGCCACCTGAACGGCGAGGACGAGACCGACACGCCGCCCACCCTGGTGCCGTTCCGCCCGCATCTGTGGCCCTCGACCTCCGGGCGCTACAGCCCGAACCGGGGCGACAACGAGTGGAACAACCTCAACATCAACGAACCAAATCCCGAATCGCCCGCCTCCGACGCTGCGCAGAACGCGATCGGCAATGATGCGCGCGGGCCCAACCTCGGCTGCGGGCGCGCCATCACGCCGCTGGTGGCATCGCGCACGACCCTGTTGACCGAGATCGCGAACCTGCGTGCGACGCATCGCGGCGGCACCATGGCCAATCTGGGCCTGCAGATGGGCTGGGCCACGATCTCCCCGCGCTGGCGCGGGCTGTGGGGGTCGCCGACCCTGCCGCTCAACTACGACACGCCGTTCATGGACAAGGTCCTGGTACTCATGACCGACGGCAACAACGAATGGCACGACTGGGCCGAAGGCGCGCCCGGTGCCTGCCGTACCACCGGCAGCAACCCGCCCTGCCGCAGCGGCTACACCAGCGACGGCGACGCCGACATGACCGCCTATGGCCGCCTGCGCGAGAACCGGCTCGGCATCGCCGGCATCACCAATGCGCGCGCGCTCACCGAGATCAACGCCCGGATGTCGCGGCTGTGCACCTCCATCAAGGCGACCGGCACCATCGTCTATGCCATCACCTTCAACGTTTCGAACACCACGACGCAGAACCTCTACCGCACCTGCGCGACGCGGCCGGAATACTACTTTAACAGCCCGGACGCGACGGCGCTGCGCGCCGCGTTCCGCGAGATCGGCGGCCAGCTCGCGAACCTGCGCCTGATCCGCTGA
- a CDS encoding Bug family tripartite tricarboxylate transporter substrate binding protein, producing the protein MNRRHAIALAAASLAAPIAARAQDAWPNRPVTLLVPFAAGGSNDVVARLLAPVLEARLGQPFVVENRPGGGGSLGMGMVARGRPDGSVFLISSASNHVFHPLVSGDLGYDPREALPAVAMLVDVPNVIAANPAFGVTNVQDLIAKVRATRGGISFASSGVGTSNHLAGELFRLRTGVDLTHVPYRGGGPAINDLIAGTVPIGFMNLPTVAPPASDGRVRIIAVCTAQRVSIRPDLPTVMEQGVPDYAVRSWTGLFAPRGTPAPIVERFTTAVRDALAAPQVASRLVAIGSEPLYMTPAETEAFVRQEFDRWGPVVRAAGITTQG; encoded by the coding sequence ATGAACCGCAGGCATGCCATCGCCCTTGCCGCCGCGTCCCTTGCCGCGCCGATCGCCGCGCGTGCGCAGGACGCCTGGCCCAATCGTCCCGTGACGCTGCTGGTGCCCTTCGCTGCCGGCGGGTCCAACGACGTGGTCGCACGCCTGCTCGCACCCGTTCTGGAAGCCCGCCTAGGCCAGCCCTTCGTGGTCGAGAACCGGCCCGGCGGCGGTGGCTCGCTCGGCATGGGCATGGTGGCGCGTGGGCGGCCGGACGGGTCGGTCTTCCTCATCTCCTCCGCCTCGAACCACGTGTTCCACCCGCTGGTCTCGGGCGACCTCGGCTACGACCCGCGCGAGGCGCTGCCCGCCGTCGCCATGCTGGTCGACGTGCCCAACGTGATCGCCGCCAACCCTGCCTTCGGCGTGACCAACGTGCAGGACCTGATCGCCAAGGTGCGGGCCACGCGCGGTGGGATCTCCTTCGCGTCCTCGGGCGTCGGCACATCGAACCACCTGGCGGGCGAGTTGTTCAGGCTGCGCACCGGCGTCGACCTGACGCACGTGCCCTATCGCGGCGGCGGGCCGGCCATCAACGACCTGATCGCCGGCACCGTGCCGATCGGCTTCATGAACCTGCCGACCGTCGCCCCGCCAGCCTCGGATGGACGCGTGCGCATCATCGCCGTCTGCACCGCGCAGCGCGTGTCGATCCGCCCCGACCTGCCGACCGTGATGGAGCAGGGCGTGCCGGACTACGCCGTGCGGTCCTGGACCGGGCTGTTCGCGCCGCGCGGCACGCCGGCCCCGATCGTCGAACGCTTCACCACCGCGGTACGTGATGCGCTGGCCGCCCCGCAGGTTGCCTCCCGCCTCGTCGCGATCGGGAGCGAGCCGCTCTACATGACCCCCGCCGAGACCGAGGCCTTCGTGCGCCAGGAATTCGACCGCTGGGGCCCGGTGGTTCGCGCCGCCGGAATCACGACGCAGGGCTGA
- a CDS encoding polysaccharide deacetylase family protein, producing the protein MKMPGHGRYAHSAIPTRPTYEWPNGARLAVVVCNNIEAFAYRAGLGSDSTGAAAPQGQRNYAWRDYGNRVGLWNMLDMLDELEIPCAHNVNGAVLDACPEIAPALVARGDEFVGHGRTNAERQDGMWEEDERRLIAESRDAIIRHSGSAPAGWLGPYIAQSAVTLDLLKEEGFSYVMDWPADDQPFWMTTRAGPMLSVPYSIELNDSPAQVFRQHTGRQFAEMIIDQFDEMLEQSRKRPLVCSIVLHPFVVGQPFRLRALRDALRHVMSHRDRLWVARPGEMARYAAGLPKGVVPGSEMLP; encoded by the coding sequence ATGAAGATGCCGGGCCACGGGCGCTACGCCCACAGCGCGATCCCGACGCGCCCCACCTATGAATGGCCGAACGGCGCGCGGCTCGCGGTGGTGGTGTGCAACAACATCGAGGCGTTTGCCTATCGCGCGGGGTTGGGGTCCGACAGCACGGGCGCGGCGGCCCCGCAGGGGCAGCGCAACTACGCCTGGCGGGACTACGGCAACCGCGTCGGGCTGTGGAATATGCTCGACATGCTGGACGAGCTGGAGATTCCCTGCGCGCACAATGTGAACGGCGCGGTGCTCGATGCCTGCCCGGAGATCGCGCCGGCGCTGGTCGCGCGCGGGGATGAATTCGTGGGCCATGGCCGCACCAACGCCGAACGCCAGGACGGCATGTGGGAGGAGGATGAGCGGCGGCTGATCGCCGAAAGCCGCGACGCCATCATCCGGCATTCGGGCAGCGCGCCGGCCGGCTGGCTCGGCCCCTATATCGCGCAATCGGCGGTGACGCTGGACCTGCTGAAGGAGGAAGGCTTCTCCTACGTCATGGACTGGCCGGCGGATGACCAGCCCTTCTGGATGACGACGCGCGCCGGGCCGATGCTGTCGGTGCCCTATTCCATCGAGCTGAACGACAGCCCGGCGCAGGTTTTCCGCCAGCACACGGGCCGCCAGTTCGCCGAGATGATCATCGACCAGTTCGACGAGATGCTCGAACAATCCCGCAAGCGGCCGCTGGTGTGTTCGATCGTGCTGCACCCCTTCGTCGTCGGCCAGCCCTTCCGCCTGCGCGCGCTGCGCGATGCGCTGCGGCACGTGATGTCGCATCGCGATCGGCTGTGGGTGGCGCGGCCGGGGGAGATGGCACGCTACGCGGCCGGTCTGCCCAAGGGCGTCGTGCCGGGATCGGAGATGCTGCCATGA
- a CDS encoding HpcH/HpaI aldolase/citrate lyase family protein produces MTRVLPAWRSLLYVPASAEKFVAKAHERGADVVILDLEDGVAPDAKDAARAGLAASVASVRRNGADVVVRINRPLRMAARDIAAAVAAGADGLVCTKMMGADHVRLLSELTAESEAESGRPIGSVRFIVLIEDAAALAHAQAVASADPRVVALGVGGEDLATDLGAEPTPDALDLPKRMGVVAARAAGVLPLGFIGTVAGLKDLDGYRAMLRRSRAIGFACASCVHPSQVAIINEEYGARPEEVARAKRLVAAFEAALAEGKGAVAFEGDMIDKPIVDRARRLIARAG; encoded by the coding sequence ATGACGCGCGTGCTGCCGGCCTGGCGGTCGCTGCTGTATGTGCCCGCGAGCGCCGAGAAATTCGTCGCGAAGGCGCATGAGCGCGGCGCGGATGTGGTGATCCTGGACCTCGAGGACGGCGTCGCGCCGGATGCGAAGGATGCGGCGCGCGCGGGGCTGGCGGCGTCGGTCGCCAGCGTGCGGCGCAATGGCGCGGATGTGGTGGTCCGCATCAACCGCCCCCTGCGCATGGCCGCGCGCGACATCGCCGCGGCGGTCGCGGCGGGCGCGGATGGGCTGGTCTGCACCAAGATGATGGGCGCGGATCATGTGCGGCTGCTGTCGGAACTGACCGCAGAATCCGAGGCAGAGTCCGGTCGGCCGATCGGCTCCGTGCGCTTCATCGTGCTGATCGAGGATGCGGCCGCTCTGGCACATGCGCAGGCCGTCGCATCCGCCGATCCGCGCGTCGTGGCGCTGGGGGTGGGCGGCGAGGACCTTGCGACGGACCTCGGCGCCGAGCCCACGCCCGATGCACTGGATCTGCCCAAGCGCATGGGCGTTGTCGCGGCGCGCGCGGCGGGCGTGCTGCCGCTCGGCTTCATCGGCACGGTGGCGGGGCTGAAGGACCTGGATGGCTATCGCGCCATGCTGCGGCGGTCGCGCGCCATCGGCTTCGCCTGCGCGTCCTGCGTGCATCCCTCGCAGGTGGCGATCATCAACGAGGAGTACGGCGCGCGGCCCGAGGAGGTCGCGCGCGCAAAGCGCCTCGTCGCGGCCTTCGAGGCGGCGCTGGCAGAAGGGAAGGGGGCGGTGGCTTTCGAGGGCGACATGATCGACAAGCCGATCGTGGATCGGGCGCGGCGGTTGATCGCACGGGCCGGCTAG
- a CDS encoding SDR family oxidoreductase — protein sequence MSRALFDLTGKLALVTGSSQGIGLALARGLAEAGARVVLNGRDAAKLEAARAHVPGALVASFDVTDHAAVEAGIAAIEAEHGPLSILVANAGINLRAPSTDMPPETWRRVMDVNVDGVWYCCQAAGKRMVARGRGKIITVCSVQSELGRPTIAPYATSKGALKMLTRTLCAEWAKHGVNVNGLAPGYYDTELTSALVQDAAFTDWLCKRVPAGRWGRVEELIGATVFLAAPASDFVHGQLLFVDGGMTAVV from the coding sequence ATGTCGCGCGCGCTGTTCGACCTGACGGGGAAGCTGGCCCTGGTGACCGGATCGAGCCAGGGGATCGGCCTGGCGCTGGCCCGCGGACTGGCGGAGGCCGGGGCGCGCGTGGTGCTGAACGGGCGGGACGCGGCGAAGCTGGAAGCCGCGCGCGCGCATGTGCCCGGCGCCCTGGTCGCGTCCTTCGACGTGACGGACCACGCGGCGGTCGAGGCCGGCATCGCCGCCATCGAAGCCGAGCATGGCCCGCTGTCCATCCTGGTGGCGAATGCCGGCATCAACCTGCGTGCGCCGTCTACGGACATGCCGCCCGAGACCTGGCGGCGCGTGATGGACGTGAATGTCGATGGCGTCTGGTACTGCTGCCAGGCCGCGGGCAAGCGCATGGTCGCGCGCGGGCGCGGCAAGATCATCACAGTCTGCTCGGTGCAGAGCGAACTGGGGCGCCCGACCATCGCGCCCTATGCCACGAGCAAGGGCGCGTTGAAGATGCTCACCCGCACGCTTTGCGCCGAATGGGCGAAGCACGGGGTGAACGTGAACGGGCTGGCGCCCGGCTACTACGACACGGAATTGACCAGCGCGCTGGTGCAGGATGCGGCCTTCACGGATTGGCTGTGCAAGCGCGTGCCCGCAGGGCGCTGGGGGCGCGTGGAGGAACTGATCGGGGCGACCGTGTTCCTCGCCGCGCCGGCCTCGGATTTCGTGCACGGCCAGTTGCTGTTCGTCGACGGCGGGATGACCGCCGTCGTCTAG
- a CDS encoding 2-hydroxyacid dehydrogenase: MDKPGLLVVGVLPDWDLEALARRFTLHLLYEAPDRAAFLAQHGPSIRAIATKGELGADPAMMDACPQAKIIACYGVGVDAIDLPAARARGIAVTNTPDVLTEDVADMAFALLLATAREIPDCDAYVRSGTWAKQGPMRLATRVWGKRIGIVGLGRIGRAIARRAEGFGMAIAYSGRTKKDLPYTFHASPAAMAPHVDIFVVSAAGGAATAGLVDRAAIEALNPGVIFVNVSRGSVVDEAALIEALQSGRIARAGLDVFHNEPAIAPVFASFPNAVLSPHQASGTVETRKAMGALMLANLEAHFDGRPLPTPVP; the protein is encoded by the coding sequence ATGGACAAGCCGGGACTGTTGGTCGTGGGCGTGCTGCCCGATTGGGATCTCGAAGCCCTTGCGCGACGCTTCACCCTGCACCTGCTGTACGAAGCGCCCGACCGCGCCGCCTTCCTCGCGCAGCACGGCCCATCCATCCGCGCCATTGCGACCAAGGGCGAACTCGGCGCCGACCCGGCCATGATGGATGCGTGTCCGCAGGCGAAGATCATCGCCTGCTACGGCGTCGGCGTGGATGCCATCGACCTGCCCGCCGCCCGCGCCCGCGGCATCGCCGTGACCAACACGCCCGACGTTCTGACCGAGGACGTGGCCGACATGGCCTTCGCCCTGTTGCTGGCCACTGCGCGCGAGATCCCCGACTGCGACGCCTATGTGCGCTCCGGCACCTGGGCGAAGCAGGGGCCGATGCGCCTGGCCACGCGCGTCTGGGGCAAGCGAATCGGCATCGTGGGCCTGGGGCGCATCGGCCGTGCCATCGCGCGCCGCGCGGAGGGCTTCGGCATGGCCATCGCCTATTCCGGCCGCACGAAGAAGGACCTGCCCTACACCTTCCACGCCTCGCCGGCCGCGATGGCGCCGCATGTCGACATCTTCGTGGTCTCGGCTGCCGGCGGTGCGGCGACGGCTGGCCTGGTCGACCGCGCGGCGATCGAGGCGTTGAACCCCGGCGTGATCTTCGTGAATGTCTCGCGCGGGTCGGTGGTGGATGAGGCCGCGCTGATCGAGGCGCTGCAATCCGGCCGCATCGCCCGTGCGGGCCTCGACGTGTTCCACAACGAACCCGCCATCGCCCCGGTCTTCGCGAGTTTCCCGAACGCCGTGCTCTCCCCCCACCAAGCCTCGGGCACGGTGGAAACGCGCAAGGCCATGGGCGCGCTGATGCTCGCGAACCTCGAAGCGCATTTCGACGGCCGCCCGCTGCCGACCCCCGTGCCATGA
- a CDS encoding L-idonate 5-dehydrogenase encodes MTRAVVIHAAHDLRVEQRDTGEPGPGQVRVRVAAGGICGSDLHYFQHGGFGAIRVKHPMVLGHEVAGVIDAVGDGVTALKPGQSVAVNPSLPCGRCRYCLEGAAQHCLDMRFYGSAMRDPHVDGGFRECLVCEAAQAVPLPDGLDTTTAAFAEPLAVCLHAARQAGPLLGRRVLVTGCGPIGALAIAAARMGGAREIVATDLSDAPKAIALRMGADRFHADGLDAYTPDKGFFDVALEASGSPRALLGILPVARPGGTIVQIGIGGDVPVPMSVLAAKEITWRGTFRFHAEFAMAVEALAARRIDVAPLLTERFPIERAAEAFALAADRTRAMKVQIAF; translated from the coding sequence ATGACCCGCGCCGTCGTCATCCATGCCGCCCACGACCTGCGCGTGGAACAGCGCGACACCGGAGAACCCGGGCCCGGCCAGGTGCGCGTGCGGGTCGCGGCCGGCGGCATCTGCGGGTCGGACTTGCACTACTTCCAGCACGGCGGCTTCGGCGCCATCCGCGTGAAGCACCCCATGGTGCTGGGGCACGAGGTCGCCGGCGTGATCGACGCGGTGGGCGATGGCGTGACCGCGCTCAAGCCCGGCCAGTCGGTGGCGGTGAACCCCTCGCTGCCCTGCGGCCGCTGCCGGTATTGCCTCGAAGGCGCCGCGCAGCACTGCCTCGACATGCGCTTCTACGGCAGTGCGATGCGCGACCCGCATGTCGATGGCGGCTTCCGCGAATGCCTGGTCTGCGAAGCCGCGCAGGCCGTGCCGCTACCCGACGGCCTCGACACCACCACAGCCGCCTTCGCTGAACCGCTCGCCGTCTGTCTGCATGCCGCGCGCCAGGCCGGCCCGCTGCTGGGCCGTCGCGTGCTGGTCACCGGCTGTGGTCCGATCGGCGCGCTTGCCATCGCCGCCGCGCGCATGGGTGGCGCGCGGGAGATCGTGGCGACCGACCTCAGCGACGCGCCGAAGGCGATCGCGCTGCGCATGGGCGCGGACCGTTTCCACGCCGATGGCCTCGACGCCTACACCCCCGACAAGGGCTTCTTCGACGTCGCGCTGGAAGCCTCCGGTAGCCCGCGCGCGCTGCTCGGCATCCTGCCTGTGGCGCGCCCCGGCGGGACCATCGTGCAGATCGGCATCGGCGGTGACGTGCCCGTGCCGATGTCGGTGCTGGCGGCCAAGGAGATCACCTGGCGCGGCACCTTCCGCTTCCACGCCGAATTCGCCATGGCGGTCGAAGCCCTGGCGGCGCGGCGCATCGATGTCGCGCCGCTGCTGACCGAACGCTTCCCCATCGAACGTGCGGCGGAAGCCTTCGCCCTGGCCGCCGACCGCACGCGCGCGATGAAGGTGCAGATCGCCTTTTGA
- a CDS encoding glutathione S-transferase family protein has protein sequence MFSPFCWRSRMALAHKGLDFDSVPWRFTETERLAFARHDKVPVLVDGDAVVVESFDIARHLDAAYPQAPSLMHGAPEPYRFIGAWTDTVLHAGIAGLIVTDIPPLLDDVDRAYFVTSREKRYGKALSEVTAGREDRLPAFRASLLPLRHALRGRDFLGGAAPDYADYTVFGGFMWARVVSPLELLAADDAVHAWRERMLGLFGGMARAVPAAA, from the coding sequence GTGTTCAGCCCCTTCTGCTGGCGCAGCCGCATGGCGCTGGCGCACAAGGGGCTGGACTTCGACAGCGTGCCCTGGCGCTTCACCGAGACCGAGCGCCTGGCCTTCGCCAGGCACGACAAGGTGCCGGTGCTGGTGGATGGCGATGCCGTGGTGGTCGAATCCTTCGACATCGCGCGGCATCTCGACGCCGCCTATCCGCAGGCGCCGTCGTTGATGCATGGCGCGCCGGAGCCGTACCGCTTCATCGGCGCCTGGACGGATACGGTGCTGCATGCGGGCATCGCCGGGCTGATCGTGACCGACATTCCGCCGCTGCTGGATGATGTGGACCGCGCCTATTTCGTGACCAGCCGCGAGAAGCGCTACGGCAAGGCGCTGTCCGAGGTGACGGCCGGGCGCGAGGACCGCCTGCCGGCCTTCCGCGCATCCCTGCTGCCGCTGCGCCATGCGCTTCGCGGGCGGGATTTCCTGGGCGGCGCGGCGCCGGATTATGCCGACTACACCGTGTTCGGCGGCTTCATGTGGGCGCGGGTTGTGAGCCCGCTGGAACTGCTGGCTGCGGATGACGCCGTGCATGCGTGGCGCGAGCGGATGCTCGGGCTGTTCGGCGGCATGGCGCGCGCGGTGCCGGCCGCCGCCTGA